CAGAAACTGCCATTTGGCCATAGTGTACTTGTTCGGGCCACCAGAGCCAGCGGGTCGGCGATGGAGGCGCAACCGCAATTCCGCCAATTGTCGTTTGAGGCATCGGATCACAGGTGCGGGCTGACATCCCGCACTACGGCGAAACGGACTTTGGCTTACTGAGTTTCGCGTTCAAACTGCCGAAGCATCGTTTCCAAAACACTCATCAAACGATCGATGTCTTCGTTCCGAATGCTCGTGTTGAGCGCACCATGGAAAAGCGCGTTACGTTTATTTGCGATTACCCTCAGATGCCTGGCAGAAGTATAGCTAATCTCACCCATTTCTTCGAGCGTTGAAATGATCTTAGTTGGGCTAGTAACTCGAGCGTGGCGAGCACCTTCGAAGCCGGCAGTATACTTCTGATAAGTGGCTTCAAAAACAATCCAAGCCCATGCGAATGCCGCTTGAATAAATTCTGCGCTTCGCAAATTGCGGGCCGTATCGACCGCTGATCTGAGCAGATCTAGATCTGAGATCTCCAGCTCTTCAAGCAGATCTGGAAAGTCGGATACATAGTAGGTTTTGAACGTCCATTCAGGCTGAGACTCAAACGACTTAGCTAATTCCTGCAACCTCTTTGAATGACTGCGACCTGATGAGTGCACAACCTCAATTGCAACGTTTGTATATGGCTTAAATGCTATAGCGTCGACACCTCGACGTTCCAAAAACTCAGGCAACAACGATCTGGATGGCTGAGCTACGAACTCATATCCCTTTTCTTCGTACTCCCTTTGCAGGCGTCGAAGGATCGCTTGTTCACTGTCGAAAAAGTCCAGTTTGGCCGACATCTTAGTTCACCACATCAATGCTAACATATACAATTGGGCGTTTCGCTTTCAAAGCGGCGAGCAATGTTTCAGACGGTGACGAGAATACATCGACACCCCCTTCAATGTGCTTCGCCACATGCAAATCGAATATCTGTCGGTCGTCCGAATAGATTACTCCGCGCAACGCATCTAAGATAGGCTTAGTGGCATTGTCTAAATCGCTAGCTAGATCGGTCTCCACGAAAAATAATAATTCGAACTCTAAGGGCTCGAAAGTAACAAAGGTTTGCGGCTGGAGCTTCGCAATAGCGGCCGCTTCAACGCGAGCCTGCCATGCTCTCAAGTTCGCTTTGTTTTTGGCCTGCGCTGAAACTGGAACGCCCGGCAGGAAGAACTCGAAGGGAAATTCAGGTTCCAAAAGTCAGCACCCCGGTCGAAACTTCGCTGCGCCATGTATAATGCGCTTTGAATTGTACGCCATCCGCCGCTCGTTAGCGGCGCTCGCGATAGGCGCCGCTACAACTTGGTTTCGGATTCAATCACCGCATTGCGCCAAAAAAATACTTTTATCGAGGTCTGCCAGCGCAAATCGTGAACGCTCCCGTCTTCCACCGTATACTTTAACGACAGCCATTTATCGGCAGGGTATGATGAGAAGGAAACTAGCGTATGCTCGCCGGGTTCAAGCTCTACGTCTGAAAATCGAGAAAAGCCCACTACAGACCCATCCTTTTTCCTTTGCTTGACGGCCAAGGTTCCCGGCGCGATAGCGCGCTGCCCTTTATTGGTTAACC
This genomic interval from Thalassovita mediterranea contains the following:
- a CDS encoding RusA family crossover junction endodeoxyribonuclease; its protein translation is MEPEFPFEFFLPGVPVSAQAKNKANLRAWQARVEAAAIAKLQPQTFVTFEPLEFELLFFVETDLASDLDNATKPILDALRGVIYSDDRQIFDLHVAKHIEGGVDVFSSPSETLLAALKAKRPIVYVSIDVVN